One window of the Labilibaculum sp. genome contains the following:
- a CDS encoding bifunctional UDP-N-acetylmuramoyl-tripeptide:D-alanyl-D-alanine ligase/alanine racemase has protein sequence MTVVQLHTIESVASVTGGICCGKENLIVKNLSIDSRSLQLPEETLFFALVGDRHDGHVYIKDLYQKGVRAFVVSNSESTDFKQYPEAGFVLVPDTLRALQNLAENHRKNFSFPVIGITGSNGKTIVKEWLYQLLNESYSIVRSPKSYNSQVGVPLSVWHMNNEANLAIFEAGISQPGEMDQLSKIIQPTFGIFTHLGDAHRENFKDDVQKLEEKIKLFSSCNCIVYCADEKLADESLKVRYGQKKELISWSRKGKADLRIVSEIIKENKTYIEAKYKKETKGINLPFSDKASIDNAITCWLCLLNLNVDDETIKERFLKLEPVAMRLEIKEGIGDCTLINDYYNSDLGSLGIALDLMNQQQKDKSKTIILSDIFQSGYTNHQLYRAISKLLEQKKINRLIGIGEGISSQSKLFTCNASFYRSTDVFLADLNRNQFKNEIILIKGARNFHFERISNALQYKAHQTVLEVNLNAMVHNLNYFRSLLKPSTKLVVMVKAFSYGSGSTEIANLLQYHRVDYLAVAIADEGVELRNAGITIPIMVMNPEPHSFDTMIEYRLEPEIYNQTICLEFEKALKRNGVKNYPIHIKLDTGMNRLGFVHRDIGTLLSLIVNNDHFFISSVFSHLAGADEQQHDDFTARQIDSFTAWSDQILSQFSYPIDRHILNSAGIERFPQAQFDMVRLGIGLYGISAKHQEKLMNVSSLKTTISQIKEVSKENTVGYGRKGQLEADARIGVIPIGYADGFSRKLSNGKGKVMVNGQLVPIVGNICMDMSMIDLTNTNAKEGDSVLIFGDDYSVSKLAEQLDTIPYEILTTISRRVKRIYFQE, from the coding sequence ATGACTGTTGTACAATTACATACTATTGAATCGGTAGCTTCTGTAACAGGAGGTATTTGTTGTGGGAAAGAAAACCTTATTGTTAAAAACCTATCGATAGACAGCAGGTCATTACAACTTCCCGAAGAAACTTTATTTTTTGCTTTAGTTGGCGATCGACATGATGGACATGTATACATCAAAGATTTGTATCAAAAAGGGGTTCGTGCATTTGTTGTGAGCAATTCTGAAAGTACAGATTTTAAACAGTATCCTGAGGCCGGCTTTGTTTTGGTTCCTGATACGCTCCGTGCATTGCAGAATTTGGCCGAAAATCACCGAAAGAATTTCTCTTTTCCCGTTATAGGAATTACCGGCAGCAATGGAAAAACCATTGTAAAAGAGTGGCTGTATCAGTTGCTGAATGAATCGTATTCTATTGTTCGCAGTCCTAAAAGCTACAATTCTCAGGTGGGAGTTCCACTTTCTGTCTGGCACATGAACAATGAGGCCAATTTGGCCATTTTCGAGGCTGGTATTTCTCAACCGGGAGAAATGGATCAGCTCTCTAAAATTATTCAACCAACCTTTGGGATTTTTACTCATTTGGGAGATGCTCATCGGGAGAATTTTAAGGATGATGTTCAGAAATTAGAGGAAAAGATAAAATTATTCTCTTCCTGTAATTGCATTGTTTATTGTGCCGATGAAAAACTTGCCGATGAATCTTTAAAGGTCAGGTATGGACAGAAAAAAGAATTGATTTCGTGGTCGAGAAAGGGAAAGGCAGACTTGCGGATCGTTTCTGAGATCATTAAAGAGAACAAGACCTATATTGAAGCCAAATATAAGAAGGAAACAAAAGGAATCAATTTGCCTTTTAGTGACAAAGCCTCAATTGATAATGCAATTACCTGCTGGCTTTGTTTGCTAAACCTGAATGTTGATGATGAAACCATAAAAGAAAGATTCCTGAAATTAGAACCAGTTGCCATGCGATTGGAAATCAAAGAGGGAATAGGTGATTGTACACTGATTAATGATTATTACAACTCAGATTTGGGTTCGCTGGGAATTGCCTTGGATTTAATGAATCAGCAGCAAAAAGATAAGAGCAAAACCATTATTTTATCAGATATTTTTCAATCGGGTTATACAAATCATCAGCTTTATAGGGCTATATCCAAATTATTGGAACAGAAGAAGATTAATCGTTTAATTGGCATTGGGGAGGGCATTTCTTCTCAATCGAAACTATTTACCTGCAATGCTTCTTTTTATCGCTCAACCGATGTGTTTCTTGCTGATTTAAATCGGAATCAGTTTAAAAATGAAATCATTCTGATAAAAGGAGCCAGGAATTTTCATTTCGAGAGAATTTCAAATGCTCTTCAATACAAAGCACACCAAACGGTTCTGGAAGTGAACTTAAATGCCATGGTTCACAATCTGAACTACTTCCGTTCCTTATTAAAACCAAGTACCAAACTGGTGGTAATGGTGAAAGCATTCTCTTACGGAAGCGGATCAACCGAAATTGCTAATTTACTGCAATATCACCGGGTTGATTATTTAGCTGTTGCCATAGCCGACGAAGGTGTCGAACTAAGAAATGCAGGAATCACAATCCCAATTATGGTGATGAATCCAGAACCTCACAGTTTCGATACCATGATTGAATATCGTCTGGAGCCTGAAATATACAATCAGACTATTTGTCTTGAATTCGAAAAAGCACTAAAACGAAATGGTGTAAAAAACTATCCCATTCACATAAAATTGGATACCGGAATGAATCGTTTGGGTTTTGTGCATCGAGATATTGGCACTTTATTGTCGCTGATTGTGAACAATGACCATTTCTTTATCAGCTCCGTATTTTCCCATTTGGCTGGTGCTGATGAACAGCAGCACGATGATTTTACAGCTCGGCAAATTGATTCATTTACTGCATGGAGCGATCAAATATTGTCGCAGTTTTCGTATCCTATCGATCGGCATATTTTAAATTCAGCCGGTATCGAACGTTTTCCACAGGCACAATTTGATATGGTTCGTTTGGGAATTGGTCTTTATGGAATCAGCGCCAAACATCAGGAAAAGCTGATGAATGTGAGCAGCTTAAAAACAACAATTTCGCAGATAAAAGAAGTTTCGAAAGAGAATACCGTAGGTTACGGCCGCAAAGGACAATTAGAGGCCGATGCCCGCATTGGAGTTATCCCAATTGGTTATGCCGATGGTTTTAGCCGTAAGTTGAGTAACGGAAAGGGAAAGGTGATGGTGAACGGGCAATTAGTGCCTATTGTCGGCAATATCTGCATGGACATGAGCATGATTGATCTTACGAATACCAATGCCAAAGAGGGCGATTCGGTTCTGATTTTTGGCGACGATTATTCGGTAAGTAAATTGGCAGAACAACTGGATACCATTCCCTACGAAATTTTAACCACCATTTCGCGTCGGGTAAAACGCATCTATTTTCAGGAGTAA
- a CDS encoding Crp/Fnr family transcriptional regulator — MIENDRKSREIICGEVINNSSSVFNVLTPSEKEELMANMTCSFFKKGEYIYKEGERPIGLICLSEGKVKIFKEGVGGREQIVRMAKPIGFIGYRALFAEENNIASAVAIEDSITCTVSYELMLKFIKTNSDLSLCIIRSLSTELGFSNNRTITLTQKHIRGRLAESLLFLRDTYGFEDDESTIKVYLSREDIANLSNMTTSNAIRTLSTFASEGVISIDGRKIKILDKVRLDRVSKLG, encoded by the coding sequence ATGATTGAGAATGATAGAAAATCCAGAGAGATTATTTGTGGGGAAGTAATTAACAATTCAAGTTCAGTATTTAATGTTCTTACTCCTTCTGAAAAAGAAGAATTAATGGCGAACATGACCTGTTCTTTTTTTAAGAAAGGGGAATACATTTACAAAGAAGGTGAAAGACCAATTGGACTGATTTGTTTGTCTGAAGGAAAGGTGAAGATTTTTAAGGAAGGCGTAGGCGGTCGCGAGCAAATTGTTCGAATGGCAAAACCCATTGGCTTTATTGGATACCGTGCACTTTTTGCAGAAGAAAACAACATTGCTTCGGCTGTTGCAATTGAAGATTCTATAACCTGTACAGTTAGCTACGAATTGATGCTGAAATTCATTAAAACCAATTCTGACCTTTCTTTGTGCATTATCCGTTCGCTTTCTACCGAATTAGGATTCTCAAACAACAGAACCATCACCCTTACTCAGAAACACATTCGGGGAAGATTAGCTGAATCTTTGCTGTTTCTTCGTGACACATATGGTTTTGAAGATGATGAATCAACCATTAAGGTTTATCTTTCGAGAGAAGATATCGCTAACCTGTCGAACATGACCACATCGAATGCAATTCGTACTCTTTCTACTTTTGCCAGCGAAGGTGTAATTTCAATTGATGGCCGGAAAATTAAGATTTTAGATAAGGTAAGATTAGACCGGGTTAGTAAACTCGGATAA
- a CDS encoding NAD+ synthase, with the protein MKIALAQLNYHIGNFESNTEKIISAINKSRKSGVDLVLFSELAICGYPPKDLLERKEFVEKSKSALQKVAEHCIDIAAVIGGPSVNPHPKGKNLYNSAYFISNGKIESIHNKTLLPNYDIFDEYRYFEPNTEFSLVELKGKKIALTICEDLWETQPVDNNFAKSALYTISPMEELSKLNPDFVVNIAASPFSYNQQDLRTNILKATSERYQLPIFYVNQIGAHTELIFDGDSLVMNSKGEVVKRLNYFKEDYQIVDLEDIESQKATARNVDYIEKIHDALVLGLKDYFGKMGFTKTTLGLSGGIDSAVTVVLAERALGKENVRVLLMPSKFSSDHSIKDAVDLAENLGIQYDIVPIQNIFQEFQKSLGPIFGDLPFNVAEENIQARVRGTLVMGLSNKFGHILLNTSNKSESAVGYGTLYGDMNGGLSVLGDVYKTDVFKLAWFINKDKEVIPKNSIVKPPSAELRPDQKDSDSLPDYDVLDGILFRYIEKNMSSEEIIQDGFERATVQKTIRLVNMNEYKRFQTPPILRVSSKAFGFGRKIPLVAMH; encoded by the coding sequence ATGAAAATAGCATTAGCCCAATTAAACTATCATATTGGTAATTTCGAGAGCAACACTGAAAAAATTATTTCAGCAATCAATAAGTCGCGCAAAAGCGGCGTAGATTTGGTTCTGTTTTCAGAGTTAGCCATTTGTGGATATCCGCCAAAAGATTTACTGGAACGTAAAGAATTTGTTGAGAAATCTAAATCGGCACTTCAAAAAGTAGCGGAGCATTGCATTGATATTGCCGCCGTAATTGGAGGACCATCAGTAAATCCTCATCCGAAAGGGAAAAATTTATACAATTCTGCTTATTTCATTTCCAACGGGAAAATTGAGAGTATTCACAATAAAACTCTGTTGCCTAATTACGATATTTTCGACGAATACAGGTACTTTGAACCCAATACAGAATTCTCTTTGGTTGAATTGAAAGGGAAAAAAATTGCACTCACTATTTGTGAAGATTTATGGGAAACCCAACCTGTAGACAACAACTTTGCAAAATCAGCATTGTACACAATTTCACCAATGGAAGAGCTAAGCAAACTCAATCCTGATTTTGTGGTAAACATTGCAGCATCGCCATTTTCCTATAATCAGCAGGATTTGCGAACCAATATTTTGAAGGCAACTTCGGAAAGATATCAACTTCCAATATTCTACGTCAATCAAATTGGTGCACACACCGAATTAATTTTTGACGGTGACTCTTTAGTCATGAATTCGAAGGGAGAAGTAGTCAAACGATTAAATTATTTCAAAGAAGACTATCAGATTGTCGATCTTGAGGATATTGAAAGTCAGAAAGCCACAGCAAGAAATGTAGATTATATCGAAAAAATTCATGATGCTTTGGTTTTAGGTCTAAAAGATTATTTTGGAAAAATGGGATTTACCAAAACGACCTTAGGTTTATCCGGAGGAATTGATTCAGCCGTAACAGTCGTATTGGCCGAAAGAGCTCTTGGAAAAGAAAATGTACGTGTTCTGCTGATGCCTTCCAAATTCTCTTCGGATCACTCCATAAAAGACGCGGTAGATTTAGCAGAGAACTTAGGCATTCAATACGATATTGTTCCCATTCAGAATATTTTTCAGGAGTTTCAGAAATCCTTAGGTCCAATATTTGGGGATCTTCCTTTTAATGTAGCTGAAGAAAACATACAGGCTCGTGTTAGAGGAACACTGGTTATGGGCTTATCGAATAAGTTTGGACACATCCTTCTAAACACATCAAATAAGAGTGAATCAGCTGTAGGATACGGAACCTTGTATGGAGACATGAACGGAGGTTTATCGGTACTTGGAGATGTTTACAAAACCGATGTTTTCAAATTGGCTTGGTTCATCAATAAAGATAAGGAAGTAATTCCTAAGAACTCAATTGTAAAACCGCCATCAGCCGAATTACGCCCCGATCAAAAAGATTCGGATTCTTTGCCAGATTACGATGTGTTAGACGGCATTTTATTCCGATATATAGAAAAAAATATGTCTTCGGAAGAAATTATTCAAGATGGTTTCGAAAGAGCAACGGTGCAAAAAACCATCCGCTTAGTGAACATGAATGAGTACAAAAGATTCCAGACTCCGCCTATTTTACGCGTTTCATCGAAGGCTTTTGGTTTCGGACGAAAAATTCCCTTAGTAGCAATGCACTAA
- the gldB gene encoding gliding motility lipoprotein GldB, which yields MQLNHYKNTSASILILLLGFLFSCNSDTKSPDVSNIDLEVKIQRFEQELFAVKQKSDLNKLRQQYPDVLQLYSNKVIGLGDSDDSDYMVYLNKFLTDSTMNQVADSVAKKFPTLDKEEKELTNAFKYLKYYFPGKPVPNCYSQISGFNQSIVVAQNLIGISLDKYLGKDCAFYSYLGTPMYARENMIPERIVQDVVLAYALTEFPFTPLKDDLISNMIYQGKIRYFLQAMMPQKSEADVMKYSQNELEWCEENDELMWGYIIEQKHLFTSEYRTVIKYINDGPFTPGMPQESPSRTGIWIGWQIVKEYMAKHPEVTINQLMTENDYAAILRESAYQP from the coding sequence ATGCAGTTAAATCACTACAAAAATACAAGTGCGAGTATTTTAATCTTGTTGCTGGGTTTTCTTTTTTCATGTAATTCGGACACTAAAAGTCCTGATGTTTCAAATATTGATTTGGAAGTGAAAATTCAAAGATTTGAGCAAGAGCTTTTCGCGGTAAAACAAAAATCAGATTTAAATAAGTTAAGACAGCAATATCCTGATGTATTGCAATTGTATAGTAATAAAGTGATTGGTCTGGGAGATTCAGATGATTCTGATTATATGGTTTATTTGAATAAGTTTTTAACTGATTCAACAATGAACCAGGTTGCTGATAGCGTTGCAAAAAAGTTTCCGACTCTGGATAAAGAAGAAAAGGAGTTGACAAATGCTTTTAAATATTTAAAGTACTATTTCCCGGGAAAACCGGTCCCAAATTGTTATTCTCAAATTTCAGGTTTCAATCAGTCAATTGTTGTTGCCCAAAATTTGATTGGAATAAGCTTGGATAAGTATTTGGGAAAAGATTGTGCATTTTATTCCTATTTGGGAACGCCAATGTATGCAAGAGAAAACATGATTCCTGAAAGAATTGTTCAGGATGTTGTGCTTGCTTATGCTTTAACTGAATTTCCTTTTACTCCGCTAAAAGATGATTTAATCAGCAATATGATTTATCAGGGAAAAATAAGATACTTTTTACAAGCCATGATGCCCCAAAAGAGTGAGGCCGATGTGATGAAATATTCGCAAAATGAATTGGAGTGGTGTGAGGAGAATGATGAGTTGATGTGGGGATATATTATTGAGCAAAAACATTTGTTTACAAGCGAATACCGCACAGTAATTAAGTATATAAACGATGGGCCTTTTACTCCGGGAATGCCACAGGAATCACCTTCCAGAACCGGTATTTGGATTGGATGGCAAATTGTAAAAGAATACATGGCAAAACATCCCGAGGTAACTATAAATCAGTTAATGACTGAAAATGATTATGCTGCAATCTTACGGGAATCTGCTTATCAGCCTTAA
- a CDS encoding nitrilase-related carbon-nitrogen hydrolase, with translation MKIALIQFAPVFGDLKSTIESLKVLLFRAKEADLVVLPELANTGYNFDSKEEAFELSETVKDSVFLDFIQELCLQYNFTVVTGFSEKDGDQLYNSAVLMNATGLVGTYRKLHLFMNEKNIFEKGNLGLPVFIVDDVKIGILVCFDWMFPEVWRKLALQGVDLILHPSNLVLPYAQSVIPSYALVNRIFIATANRIGTEKELSFTGQSIIVNPRGEVLAKADMLEQILFVDIDPELARDKMITKNNDVFKDRRTDIYE, from the coding sequence ATGAAAATAGCTTTGATTCAATTTGCACCTGTCTTTGGTGATCTGAAATCAACGATAGAGTCTTTAAAGGTATTGTTATTTAGAGCAAAGGAAGCCGATTTAGTTGTACTTCCGGAACTGGCCAATACCGGCTATAATTTCGATTCGAAAGAAGAAGCTTTTGAGCTGTCGGAAACAGTAAAGGATAGTGTTTTTCTTGATTTTATTCAGGAATTGTGCTTGCAGTATAATTTTACCGTTGTCACTGGATTTTCAGAGAAGGATGGTGATCAATTGTATAATTCAGCTGTTTTGATGAATGCAACAGGGCTTGTTGGAACCTATCGGAAACTTCATTTGTTCATGAATGAAAAAAATATTTTCGAGAAAGGAAATTTAGGTCTTCCTGTTTTTATTGTTGATGATGTTAAAATTGGAATCCTGGTTTGTTTCGATTGGATGTTTCCTGAAGTTTGGCGTAAATTAGCTTTGCAGGGAGTCGATTTAATTCTTCATCCTTCAAATTTGGTATTGCCATATGCACAATCGGTAATTCCTTCCTATGCATTGGTGAACAGAATTTTTATTGCCACAGCAAATCGAATTGGAACGGAAAAAGAACTTTCTTTCACAGGTCAGTCTATTATTGTGAATCCAAGAGGAGAAGTTCTTGCTAAAGCTGATATGCTGGAGCAGATTTTGTTTGTAGATATTGATCCTGAATTGGCCAGAGATAAAATGATTACGAAGAACAATGATGTTTTTAAGGATAGAAGAACTGATATTTATGAATAA
- a CDS encoding 5-formyltetrahydrofolate cyclo-ligase, which produces MSVLKRNIEEEKARIRKEIRAVKQNYSFEQKKELSLPILKRLEQLPEFIQAKTVMLYWSMKDEVYTHDFVCKWANEKKVILPSVKGETLDLKLFEGADQLIEGEHYGIPEPEGAVFMNEDEIDLILIPGIAFDREKNRMGRGKAYYDRLLQSLSSFKVGICFDFQILDHVPIDEHDIKMDEIVFQ; this is translated from the coding sequence ATGAGTGTGTTAAAACGAAATATTGAAGAGGAAAAAGCAAGAATCCGAAAGGAGATAAGAGCTGTAAAGCAAAATTATTCTTTTGAGCAGAAAAAAGAGTTGAGCTTACCTATTTTGAAACGTTTGGAACAGCTTCCGGAATTTATCCAAGCCAAAACAGTAATGCTTTACTGGTCCATGAAGGATGAGGTTTATACTCACGATTTTGTTTGCAAATGGGCCAACGAGAAAAAAGTGATTTTGCCTAGTGTAAAAGGAGAAACATTGGATTTGAAACTTTTTGAAGGAGCGGATCAGCTGATAGAAGGTGAACATTATGGGATTCCTGAACCTGAGGGGGCTGTATTTATGAATGAGGACGAAATTGATCTGATTTTGATTCCTGGAATTGCTTTTGATCGGGAAAAGAATAGGATGGGTAGAGGAAAAGCCTATTACGACAGGTTGCTACAGTCGTTAAGTTCTTTTAAGGTTGGTATTTGTTTCGATTTCCAGATTTTGGATCATGTACCAATTGATGAGCATGATATTAAAATGGATGAAATAGTATTTCAATAA
- a CDS encoding DUF362 domain-containing protein, which produces MAYVINDDCISCGSCEGECPVEAISMGDEHYVIDADLCTDCGTCVDACPVEAIHAE; this is translated from the coding sequence ATGGCTTACGTAATTAACGACGACTGTATTTCTTGCGGTTCTTGCGAAGGAGAATGTCCTGTTGAAGCAATTTCTATGGGTGATGAGCATTATGTAATCGACGCTGATCTTTGTACTGATTGTGGTACTTGCGTTGACGCTTGTCCTGTGGAAGCTATTCACGCAGAATAA